TACAAATTAGACTAATTTTAATGAATTCTCTTCACCTTTGTCCTtcttttgaaataataataataataataaaataataattcttgAAATATGCTTTTTTCCAAAATCATGAAAATTCTTCTCGTAGGTGACTCTTTCTAGAACTTTTGATGGTGGACTGAAAAATTGTTATTCTTTGCCCCCAAAATTCTCTCCTAGTGATTCACCTTAGTTCATACTAAAAATGTGTTGCCTAGATTAATCATATGCCTAAGCATTCCAATTGGAGCCACTTACTTTTTACCATTATAAGCATAGTTAACATTGAGAAGGAAATATGACAAGATCCTATGTGGCTATCAACCTGAGATCAATGGTCTAAGTTGGAATCGTAATCTTGGCTCTACAAGTAATTTTCAAGAGATGCATGCTAGTTCATGGTAGAAGGCAAGGTTCTTAATTTCAGTCTGTACCGATATATCAAGCCCTGATCAGTATGGTACATACCGAGGCATACCGATAGTACATCAGATCGTACCGACGGTATGCCCAAAAAGAGCTGAAAAACCTTCAAAAATACTTGGAGGTAACAGTCCAAAAATACCGGACTAGTATACCTCAGTAATGGTCAAAATCCGGGGCGTACTGACCGGTATACCTCAGAAACAATCGAAATCTGGGGGCGTACCGGTCAGTACGCTTCAGTAACAATCGAATTTTGATTGTTATCACCCAGTACAGATCTCATATCACCCGATACGAGGTCAAAACACCAGTACTGCCCAGTAGAGGGTAGTCCATGTACCAGTATCCCCTCgaactggtatgtaccgcccgtaccgagtattacacatcgaaattgagaaccctggtAGAAGGATCCACTTTAGTGGGACAATTTAAGCTCATGCCCATAGTAATCCTTTGAAATGTCCTAGGCTTAGAAATGTCAAGAGTAAAGGGAAATAACAAGCTTTTATCTTTATGAACAATCCAGAACTGAAGggcccaagtgagctgaaatgccATTAAAATTTAATTCCTAATTCTCCAACATATTTTGCATGAAGATGCACAATTACTTCTTTATGGTAATCATTTATGTTGTCAGGAAGCTATCTAACAAAACCGTCCAGCTTGGGATGGGATATGGAAATCTCATTAATATAGTTTTTCTTCTTTGAGTCTAATATAGTAATATTTGTGTAGTTAACCTGTCTCTTATGACTGCATGGCATACATTTATGTTCCTTGACAAGCCACAGTGGGATGGAAGTATGGCGAATTGAGAATTTTGCGGTTGTTCCTATCCCAAAATCTTTTCATGGAAAGTTCTTTACAGGGGATTCATATGTGATTTTGAAGGTACTATCTCAGATTTTCATTTCAAATGAATCTGTGAAATGTTCACTTGTTGCCCATCCTGTTCTCTAAGCACTCTGCTTTTCGCCTTATCCTATATGTCCACATGATTCTGTGATTAAATGTCCAGGAAATTCTTATTTTGTATTTTTACTATTTCTGCACTCTTAACCAAATCCTCTAATGTCTTAATGATCATATTCGCctcttattttaattttgaagcaTAAAAGGGGCTTTGCTGCAACTTCAACAAAGAGCTTTTTAAAATTTGTCTTCAGAATCACTTTCTGAGTTAATTGTTTATTCGTTGTTAAGGCAGGACAGTGCACAAATTCTTTCATCTTATTAATTCTACTCATTTTGTGCATTCTAATTTTAAATTAAAGTCTTGTCCATTAAATTGTAGTTTTGACCTGTTGAGGAAATTATGAAAGATTTAGGTGCTGCTGGTTTTTGTCGGTGAGCAGAAGTCCTTGTCGGTTGGATTGTCTTCGAATGCTGACATCCTTGCCAATGTAATTGGCTGTGTCATGGTCTGTAATTGATCATAAATTTAAGGGAATGAGGAGCACATAAGTTGTTGTGCGACGATAATCATTTCACACCATATTCAATTAaaaaaatctctagtttgcttgcCAAAAGATTAGAGCTGCAAATAAGTCTGTCTTATCCACCTCTTTATTGGATAAAACTATGATATGTAAGAGGATCTTGTCTTGAAGCAAGATTCAATTCACGTGGTTTTAACAGGCTGCATTCAGTCATTTTGTGGTGGAAGTTCACAATGAAACTTAGAATGAACATTTTAACAAAATGCTCTTATGAGTACTTAAAATCTGGAAAGGTCATATAGAACACTGTTATGGATCAACAATTTGTTTTCAAGGTAGTAACTATAAAGCCATTTGGAGGAAGTTGTATCATGAGTACTTTTTAGTTGAcaaatttatttttctgaagACCCATCACTGCCTTTTCACTTATAAATGACATGGAATTCACAAATGACTCTTCTAGTGAGAGACAAAAAGGGCAGAGGTAGAGGTAAATGATTATGCAGGTGGAGAGGTTAGTCAATGTGCAATAGGACAGGCACATGTATTTGTTCCTTGCCAATTAGTGCCAGAATGGATCAACTAACGATATTGTATAATGATATCTTAATAGCTTAGTCAATGTGCAATAGGACAGGCACATGTTTTCATTGACATCGTGTTTGAAGTTTCTAAATTTTCAAACATCGCACTAGAAGTTTTGAATTGGAGGATGCTGGGGATGGAACCGTTCGTCATCATTCTTTGCTTCAATATTTATACTCACTTCTTGGATCTTCTAACTCTTCTTATGTTCGAAAATCTGATGAGAATGGTTGGAACACATAATCACTGAGTATGATGCTAGAGGGTATATGAAAATACAGTAAAGAGCACAGAACATATCATAGTGATTAACAAGTTACCAACTGCATCATTCCAGGTGTTATAAAGATGACAATATCACATTAAATTTCATATCATTCGTCAAGCAAGATGACATCAAGTTGGGGTAACTTACTATATCTTTGAAACTTTGAGATCCTTTTGTTGTAATGGCCCACTTAAGTCTTCCTTATTTTGCACTAAAGAAATAAGCACTTGCAGACAAGGGTAAAAATTATTTACTTCAGCAGTCCTTTGTTGGTCGATACACTGGATGAaccttcatatcattcatattttAATTATGTATTGAAGAATTATAACAGTGAACTAATAATATAGtactttttataataatttagctATAAGATATAACCCCTTATTATGTTGCTGCCCAACTTACATTGTTTCTTACATATTTTAATTTCACATGCTAATCCACTTCTCAAATTTATTACATCCATAGGGAAATAAATATTTGGTAAAAAGTAAAATTAGAGACAATGTGCATTCATCTGATACCTGATTATTTCTGATAAGTTATGTTTAGAGTCAACAGTGTTTGAGTAATAGACATGTAATATTTGATTCCTTATGTGCCTCTTGATGAATTTCTCTTTACGTGgcataacttgaattttttggTAATTATGTTATATATTTGTTTGTGGTTTGTTTCAGTCATTTCTGTTCTGTTATACATTTGCTTCTGAATTTTCTTCTTTCTGCAGACGTCTTCCCTGAAAAATGGTGCTTTGCATCATGATATCCATTATTGGCTTGGTAAAGATACTACTCAGGTTAGGCTGTCAGAGTTTCAGTGCATAATTCCATTTAGTTGTCTCCCTTGTGAAATAATGTGTAATATGTACAGTttgattttgatatttatttgaaaatgaataGGATGAAGCTTCGACTGCTGCCATCAAGACTATTGAGCTTGATACAGTTCTTGGTGGACGTGCTGTTCAGTATCGTGAGGTACAAGGAAACGAGACAAAGAAATTCCTGTCTTACTTTAGACCATGTATCATTCCACAACAAGGTGGAGTGGCATCTGGATTTAGGCATGCTGATGTAAATGAGCATGAGCATGAGACTCGTCTATATCTCTGCAAAGGGAAACATGTTGTCCACATAAAAGAGGTATTTAAATCGTCAAAGGTACCAGGACAATTATCAGCCATGACTTTCTCAAGCTTGCTCTTCATTATATCCAGGTTCCTTTTGTGCGGTCATCCCTCAATCATGATGGTATATTCATTCTGGACACAAGATCAAAGATTTTTCAGTTTAATGGATCCAActcaaccattcaagaaagagctAAAGCTCTTGAGGTGGTCCAACATATAAAAGATACTTTTCACGATGGAAAGTGTGAGGTAGCAGCTATTGGTAAGTTCTTAGACTCGAACAACTTATCAAGAAATGCTGATCTGACTAGTGGTTATTTATAGAGGATGGCAAGTTGATGGCTGATGCTGATGCTGGAGAATTCTGGGGCTTGTTTGGTGGCTTTGCTCCTCTTCCTAGAAAGGTATCTTCCGAGGAAGCAAGAGATGTGGATACCATTTCTGTGAAATTACTTTGGTAAGTTTTATTGattagtttgtatttaaattGTCTTAACTCTCTGAATCTGGATTCTTAAAACATTTTCCTGAAGGTTTTTCTAATAGACTATGGTTACTTTAGTTTCTTATATAATCTGTTTGACTTTGTTTCTAATAGAATCAGTTTGACTTTGTTAAGTGTTGAGAATGGGCAGCCAACACCTGTTGATGCTGATTCATTGACAAGAGAGTTGCTAAACACAAATAAGTGTTACTTGCTGGATTGTGGTATTGAAGTCTGTGTGTGGATTGGCAGAAATACATCACTTGAGGAAAGGAAAATTGCAAGTGCTGCTGCGGAAGTAACAGCTCAAACTTGCCTTTAAGAGCTTTTTTATTTCCTCATTTTCTATTGATACATTTTTGTGTATATATTATGCAGGAATTAATTAGTGGACCTGACAGACAAAAATGTCATGTAATTCGTGTTGTTGAAGGATTTGAGACTGTCATGTTTCGTTCAAAATTTGATACATGGCCACAGACAGCTGGTGCAGCTGCTTCTGAAGATGGTAGAGTTAAGGTTGCTGGTAAGACTTCAAATAAGTTATAAAATCATTAGATAATGTCCTTAACTCTTCTATAGAATGTGTCAAAATACTAATTCCTAAGGTTGTGTGCTCTATGCCTTATAGCCCTTTTAAAGCGCCAGGGGTTGAATGTGGAGGGTCTTACAAAGTCTGATACTTCAAAGGAAGAGCCTCAGCCATACATTGATTGCACAGGCGATTTACAGGTACTGTTGTAATTTTCTCCCTGTTTTAGCTGATGCTGGTACTGTAAAGATGCCAATCCATAATTGAGTTTGTTTGCCTTAATTTTCTCAGAAGAATATATCATTAGAGAGGCAtataaaattgtttttttttttttcgttgaaCAGGTTTGGCATGTAAATGGTGATGAGAAAGTGCTTCTTGCATCTTCTGATCAGACAAAATTTTACAGTGGAAATTGCTATATCTTCCAGTATACATATTCTGGTGAAGATAAAGAGGAATATCTAATTGGTACTTGGTTTGGGACGAAGAGTGTTGAGGTAACTAGCTCATTCTTTTGGCTTGTTTAGTTTTTACTTAGGACATTAAGTCCTCGCagcaaagatatttttttaaaaaaggaagTTGCAAATGGATGAGCtaaaaaaaaggaaattataCAAGATTTTTTACTTATGAATTTAAAGAGATTCTccaaagaataaaagaaaagataataGCTCGTATTGTCAATAAAGGGTGAGCATTGGATCAATATGGTTGCTTCTTGCAACACAGGTGACTAGGGCTTTAGTCATGTAATTAGCCTCTTCGGTAAGGATGTGTACATTTACTATTACGGACATGAATTGTTGGGAGTCTCATATGCTGGGTCATGCCCTTTTGAGTTTGTATCATCAGTGGTGGGAAAACATGGCAAAAAATGGAAACCTATTATCTCCAATCTCTGGCCACTTTTCAGTGAATTTCTAGTGGCATGATAAGTATTGCACAGGCTCCTTGCTGACAggcttaatgttgttaatttcaaACATATTGATAGGAGCTATGACTATGTAGCTCATAGAGAAGCTAATCTAGGCAGGATACAGAATGTACCTCATCTTTTTGGTTCTCTGGATGTCCACAGGATGTTCCCTCATGTTGATTCTGAAGTTTAGAGATAGATGACTATTTTAAGAAAATAAGTATTGCACAGACTGAAGTGAACATGTAATTGATGGATCATTGAGAGACCTATGAAGATTAGGCTTTTACCAGAGTTTTGAACTTCTGACCATTTGTTGATGAAGCTTGGGTACAAAGACAGGAAAGGAGTGGAGTAGGTTGGTAGATTTGCTGCACATGACCAGTAATTCGCTGGACAGAGGTTTTACGGGCTGCATGTGCTCAGATCGTGACATCTGATGCAGCAGCAAATTGGGGGTAAGAAAATTTAAACCTTCAGGGATCAATCAAAAGTTAAACTTCCTTGTACAGCCTGAATCAGGCAGGTCTGCAAGTCGATCAGCAGCAGATGGATATTACTGGTAATGAGGATATGTAACTATTTGGTGTCAAGGTGCACTTGAGCTGCTTATATATTTTGAAACTAGGCAATCAATTAATCTGGGCTCGTGTGAAAGTTTTTAGATATATATTGACGCTGCTATAGATTGACAAGGTCACATTCTGTTTCTTGAAGAAGTTTAATTAGTTTAACCATGTTATTGTTCATTTCTGAATCACTAGTAAATTGGAAGTTCTTCATTGTGATAGCAAAATCTTTGAAAATTCTTCAAAGATTGATCTAAAGCTGGCGGTTGTCAGATGATACTTATCAATCCTGTGACTATAATTTGATCTATCTAGACAACCTAATATTTATGCATTCACTTGTGCTAGTTAAAGTCATTGACCTCTTATCTTTTTTCTTCAGCAGCATGAAAATTGTAAATTTGGAAAGATTTGCTAAATTCTCTTATACATTCCTCGTTAAGGCAAGTGAAGTTTCTAGAACTAGTCATTGTATACTTGGAAAATT
The window above is part of the Musa acuminata AAA Group cultivar baxijiao chromosome BXJ2-6, Cavendish_Baxijiao_AAA, whole genome shotgun sequence genome. Proteins encoded here:
- the LOC103986894 gene encoding villin-5-like isoform X3, which encodes MSASRKDMDPAFHGAGTKAGMEVWRIENFAVVPIPKSFHGKFFTGDSYVILKTSSLKNGALHHDIHYWLGKDTTQDEASTAAIKTIELDTVLGGRAVQYREVQGNETKKFLSYFRPCIIPQQGGVASGFRHADVNEHEHETRLYLCKGKHVVHIKEVPFVRSSLNHDGIFILDTRSKIFQFNGSNSTIQERAKALEVVQHIKDTFHDGKCEVAAIEDGKLMADADAGEFWGLFGGFAPLPRKVSSEEARDVDTISVKLLCVENGQPTPVDADSLTRELLNTNKCYLLDCGIEVCVWIGRNTSLEERKIASAAAEELISGPDRQKCHVIRVVEGFETVMFRSKFDTWPQTAGAAASEDGRVKVAALLKRQGLNVEGLTKSDTSKEEPQPYIDCTGDLQVWHVNGDEKVLLASSDQTKFYSGNCYIFQYTYSGEDKEEYLIGTWFGTKSVEDERASAISLSGKMVEALKSQAVQTRLYEGKEPIQFFSIFQIFIVFKGGLSSGYKRFITENSTADETYSEDGLALFRVQGSGPDNMQAIQVEPVASSLNSSYCYILHNDTTVFTWSGSLTTSEDQDLVERLLDQIKPNIQYKPQKEGTETEQFWGLLGGRCDYSNQKIVKEPENDPHLFYCDFSKDNLKVTEIFNFTQDDLMTEDVYILDCHSDIFVWIGQKVDTKIRSQALKIGEEFLEHDFLLEKISRETSIFIVTEGNEPPFFTRFFTWDSAKSAMHGNSYQRKLAIVKTGVTRPIEVVKWGVNFRC